A region of the Stieleria sp. JC731 genome:
TCCGAAGACGGGACGAGGCTTATCGTTGGTCACGCACCGGTCATTGGTCAGGACTACCCGATCGCCGAAGTTTTCACTATCGATTCCGATGGTCGTTTCTCATCCAATTGTCAGCTGAATTCGACCGAACCATCAACTCGGACGACAAAGACAATACGTCCAACTGTTCAATCCGTGAAATTCAGTAGGGATGATCAAACAGCTTTGCTAAGCCTGTACTTTCCCGAACAGGTTGAAAACGGCAACCGAATTGGTGAGTCGAGTTCCGGCTATCGGATGGCGTTGTGGAACGCTTCGAATAATGGGCAAGAAATCGAGTGGATCCAAAACGGGGAGAATGGTGAAATCGCCTCTGCTTTGACCACATCCAACAATCGAAAGTCACAACTTCTGGTCGTCGGTGGAAAAGGCGCGCGACTTTGGGACCGACAGGATTCCGATCCGACTCGATTCACAAAACTCGTCCATAGCTTTCGCCCGATCGCCGCGATCACTTCTACAAGTTTTTCGCACGATCCAACAGCCAACCGATCGGAACAACTTTTGATTGGCGATAGCGAGGGCAATCTAAAGGTCTGGCAACTGAACGATAATCAGTGGGATGAAAGCTCCGGAGTTGCGCAAAGTCTTGCAGGTCATCATGAATCCGAGATTATTGCCAGTCAGTTTCATCCGCTTGACCCGACTCGATTTATTTCGGTCGATCGACTCGGTGCATGGCACCAATGGCAGCTCGACGAATCGCAACAATGGCAGATAGTTCAAAGCGGCAAGTTCACAGACGATTCATCAACATGCTTTGTCGCGATGTTCTCCCCAGACGGTCAGTCCGTTGCTGTGGGAACCGACTCCGGAGGCCAACTTTGGAAATTCGATGACAACGGCCAAATTCAAAAATCTGCACAACCATGGGAATCCGGCCCCGTCAGAAACCTGGTATTCAGTCACGACAACCAGTTGATCGTCACAACCGACTCCGACCGGAACGTCTGCTTTTGGGACATGCAATCGAAGCTGCTTGCCCGACTGAATGAAGACGATGCTTTGTCCGTATCAACAATGGATTTATCCAAAGATCGTCGCCGATTCGTCACCGGGCAAGGGAAGCGAGTTGTTATTTGGGACACCAGCCGAATTGATCCTTCAAATTCGGCCCAAACCATGGTGAATATCCCAGAACTGCTAAGCCTGGAAGAACATCGCGCGGTCACATCGGTATCGCTGTCGCCAGATGGCAAGAATCTGCTATCGGCCGGTTCCGAAGGTAGAACGGTGATCTGGAATGGGAAAACGATCGCACCAGTCACGATGACCGGTTCTAGTACACAAATCCTTTACCGCATCGGATCAAAACCTGCTCGACTGGATGGATCGATCATCATCAACGATCCGTGTAACTTGCTGCGTTATGACAATGCCCGAATTCACGTCAGCACAACCACACTTGATGGCGACGAAGACTTGCAACGGGATTTGCGAGAGCGACTAGTGATTGCCCCTGCAGCAAACGATGGCTTTACGATTGACCGTGCGAAAGGAGACGTTTTCTACCAAGCTTATGCTGGCGCTCCCCGTCAACTGGTTGCATCAATACAGTCCGCCAATCGCCCCTCAGAAGGCTTCGACAATCCAGCCAAAGACGTCGATAACCACGCCGAATTGGTCGTACAGCTCTCGCCTCAGATCACGTCAAACATTGTCGAACGTCTGTTAGGGACAATCCATTACTCTGTTGACTCTACCGAACTTGCTACCGTCGATCAATCTTTCGATCCGGCAAAGAAGGAGACGACCAAGTCCAATGCCGTGAATTCGCGGAAAATCAAGATCCGAATTGATTCGCTTGGATATCGTCAAGTCGAGCAATCAAGTTTGCCCAGCACAAACGCGAGATTGTTCCCAAGTGCCTTAGAAAGTGTGATCGAAATTGACATCGAAACGACAGGGACGCAGGACGCTTCGCCACTTGAAGGCCAGGTAGCTCAATTGCATATCGCTAAATAGTTCGTTCCGGATTGGTCTCGTTTGTTCGGCAAACCAGCCGCACCCTGAACGCGACGTCTTGATCGCTGTTTGGTCAAGTCGCCTCCACAAAGGAGTGTTGTGCTGATATACAACGACGTCCCACTTCTCTGGAACCAACCGCGATGTTCAAAAAGCGTCATACCGAAGTCGGTGCTAAACCCGGCACTTTGATGATTTCCGCCGAAGCACCAAAACCGGCGATGTCGATGATTCACTATCGGCAGGAAGGTCGTGCGGAAGAAAAGGTCGTCAACGATGTCAACGAACTGAAAGCGGCATTTCACGACGGTCACGTCACCTGGGTCGACGTCCAAGGATTCGGCGACCACGAACTGATGAAATCCATCGGCGAAATCTTCGAACTGCATCCGTTGCTGCTTGAGGATGTCGTCAACCTTCCGCAGCGAGCCAAAGCGGAATCGTACGACGACCAACTTTTGTTGATCGTGAAGATGGTCGCCGCGGAATCCGCTTCTACAATCGAATTAGAGCAAGTCAGTATTGTAATCGGCCCAACCTATGTGCTGACATTTCAAGAATTCCCAGGTGACGTTCTCGATCCCGTTCGTCGACGAATCCGCGCCGAGAAATCATTGATTCGAAGCCACGGGGCCGACTATTTGGCATACGCGATTGCAGACACCATCGTCGATGCCTACTACCCGGTTTTGGAAACGATCGGGGACCGCATCGAGGCGTTAGAAGACGATGCAGTGATGCGTCCGACACCTGAGCTACTGCGTGAACTGAACCGTTTGAAAAACCGGTTGGTCAATCTCCGACGCGCCGTTTGGCCGCAACGTGAAGCAATCTATTCCTTGATTCGAGACGGGAACACCGTGATCGGCGAAGATGTTCGGTTGTTTCTACGGGATACCCACGACCACTGCGTCCAAACATCTGAAGTCATCGAAATGTACCGGGAAATGGTCGCGAGCTTATTAAACACCTATCTAACCACCATCGCCAATCGGACCAACGACGTGATGAAGGTCTTGACCATCGTCGCGACGATTTTTATTCCGCTTACGTTCATGGCCGGCATCTACGGCATGAACTTTGACCACATGCCTGAGCTTCATACGCGATGGGGCTACCCAATCATCTGGGCCGCGATGATCGTCACGGCCGCAGGTATGGTTTACTTCTTTCGACGCCGCGGATGGCTTGGCGGTGACGATTCGATGGGTGAACGATAGGGAGCATGGGCTGAACAAAACGCGAGGTGTTTTCTGTTCGTTTGCAAACGGATCACAAGACAACTATAGACACGTCGGCTATATTGAAGCGAGGTAGAGAGTTCGGCCATCCCATCCGGTTCGCAGGTGTTTGGAGTCTTGTAAATGGATCGCAGAATACTTTCACTCGGTTTTGTATCGATCGTCATCACTGCAATAGCTGCGCCAGCGTATGCGCAGGTCGCGGAGGTAGTCGCCGCAGCTGATGAGACGGCTGAGTCAGAAGAGTCATCTGGCATCGCTCAAGAATCAAAGTCGATCGTTTCGGAAGGGAAGTTCTATCGTTTGATCAACGGAGAATCGGCTTCGGTCCCATTGGTTGAAAAACCGGTGCTCAACCATCTCGATTCCGAGCGAGGAGAACAAGGTGGTGTGTGGGTGGTCGGTAATCAAGACGAACGCCCCGTAGCCATCATCAGCCTTTGGACCCGCCGTGACTCGACCTTTTGGGTGTATTCGGTTGCGTCACTGTCGGAACAAAATCGGATCGAAGCGACTTTGGGATCCGACATTCGCTGGGCACCTCAGCCATTTCAATTGGAATTCCATTCGCTGACGCTCGACGCGGCCCCGTCCAATTCGGCCCCCATTCGCTATTCGCAACTGAAACGAATCGCACGCCTGTTTAGCGGCCATGAATACTGGCAGGATAGTCGTCATGAGTTACGCATTCTGGCCCGCGAGATGTATCGATATCAAGATCCACAGAAAGGCATTTTGGACGGAGCGGTGTTCTCGATCGCCCACAATACAAACACGGAATGTTTTTTGTTGTTGGAAGCGTTCGAAAAGGATGGGAAGAAATCGTGGAGATACGCGCTTCGCAGAAATGGATTTGCCAAACTACACATTCATTTTGACGGAAAAGAGGTTTGGACTCGACCGACCATTGGCATCAATGGAAATACAGCAGACCCGACTGATGCCTATTATTTGTTTACGCTTCCGCGTAAGAAATAAATTTTGCGAAGGGTGCATGATGAGTCGTAGTTTTGAAAACGATCGGTACTGAGCCGCATTCGCGCTAGCGACGGTTGAAAACAACATCAGCCGCGCGGCGCCAGCCCGCGGTTAACGAACCTGTAGAAACTGCGGACGAAACCGGGGCTAATGCCCATCGGCTGATAAGAAGGAAACGCTGATACACTTCGCGATTAACCTCAACAAACCGCAGCTCACAGACCAAACAACTGAGCCGGTTCGCGCTAGCGACGGTTGATACCGTTCACGATCTGCACACCACGCAGCCCACAACATCAGCCGCGCGGCGCCAGCCCGCGGTTAACGGTATGCGCCAGGACACATAACCGCTCGCTCGCGCGATGCGGCTGATTGAAAAGGGAACGCGGCTAGTGACATTGCAGCTCACAGACCAAACAACTGAGCCGGTTCGCGCTAGCGACGGTTGAAAACAGTTCACGATCTGCACACCACGCAGCCCACAACATCAGCCGCGCGGCGCCAGCCCGCGGTTAACGGTATGCGCCAGGACACATAACCGCTCGCTCGCGCGATGCGGCTGATTGAAAAGGGAACGCGGCTAGTGACATTGCAGCTCACAGACCAAACAACTGAGCCGGTTCGCGCTAGCGACGGTTGAAAACAGTTCACGATCTGCACACCACGCAACCCACAACATCAGCCGCGCGGCGCCAGCCCGCGGTGAACGGTATGCGCCAAGACACATAACCGCTCGCTCGCGCGATGCGGCTGATTGAGAGGTGTTTTCGAGCACTACTGCTCACGTTGCCGTGCGAGGTACCTTGCCAATTCATCTTGGTTGATCGCTTTGTTGTCGTCGCGATCTGCTTGTGGCAAAACTTCTTTCCCTAGGAATCCTTGGCCCGACTTCTCTTTCAATTCACCACTCCGGATCACTCGATCCCGGTTGACATCATGACGTAGCATCAGGCGTTGCGCTTCGGCGGCATCCTGATCTGTGTAGCCTTTTTCGTCACGACGTTTGCCCATCTCTTTTTCGATTTCCAGCATCGTGGTCTTTCCATCACCGTCGGTATCAAACGCTAGAAGTCCATCAGCGATCGCCGGCTGAAGCTTGACATAGAGAGCAAGCTCTTCCTTTGTCGCGATCCCATCGAAATTGGCATCAACGGGTTGCATCAAAGCACGTGCTGACAACAAGTCTTTCGGTGTTAACCCGAGCTTTTGACGATGCTTCGCAATCATCGTGGCAATTTCGGTCAACGAAAGAAGTCCATCTTCATCTTCGTCGAAACCGTCCGGCTTCGCGGGCATCGGAGTTCCTTCCCATTCACTTGGTCCAAGGCGTCCATCACCGTCTCGATCAAAACGATTTCGGATTTTGATCGCCCAT
Encoded here:
- the corA gene encoding magnesium/cobalt transporter CorA is translated as MFKKRHTEVGAKPGTLMISAEAPKPAMSMIHYRQEGRAEEKVVNDVNELKAAFHDGHVTWVDVQGFGDHELMKSIGEIFELHPLLLEDVVNLPQRAKAESYDDQLLLIVKMVAAESASTIELEQVSIVIGPTYVLTFQEFPGDVLDPVRRRIRAEKSLIRSHGADYLAYAIADTIVDAYYPVLETIGDRIEALEDDAVMRPTPELLRELNRLKNRLVNLRRAVWPQREAIYSLIRDGNTVIGEDVRLFLRDTHDHCVQTSEVIEMYREMVASLLNTYLTTIANRTNDVMKVLTIVATIFIPLTFMAGIYGMNFDHMPELHTRWGYPIIWAAMIVTAAGMVYFFRRRGWLGGDDSMGER